A stretch of DNA from Campylobacter concisus:
TATAACCCTTAAATAGGCCACCCTATGAACACTTATCAAATTTTATCCTTAATTTTTTTCATTACGGTAATGGAATTTTGCTTAAAGTTAGTAATTTAAAAGGCAAAATTCTCAGAATTTATTAATGACATAGATTAATAGTAGATTTTGGAAACTATCTCTATAATAAAAGATTTTTAAAAATCGTAAGAAAATTTAAGGCGGAAAAATGGCTAAAATAATGAAAACTATGGACGGAAACGAGGCTGCGGCGCACGCGGCTTACGCATTTACCGAGGTTGCGGGCATATACCCGATCACTCCTAGCTCGCCGATGGCTGACTACACCGATATGTGGGCGGCTCAGGGCAAGAAAAATTTATTCGGCATGCCCGTTAAAGTCGTCGAAATGCAAAGCGAAGGCGGAGCTGCGGGCACCGTGCACGGCTCGCTGCAAGTAGGCGCGCTAACTACGACGTACACGGCTTCGCAAGGCCTTTTGCTAAAAATCCCGAATATGTACAAAATCGCAGGCCAGTTACTACCCGGCGTCATCCACGTTAGCGCGCGCTCTATCGCGGCCCAGGCACTTTCTATCTTTGGCGACCATCAGGACATTTATGCCTGTCGCCAGACGGGGTTTGCTATGCTGGCGAGCGGCTCCGTGCAAGAGGTCATGGATATCGCGGGTGTCGCGCATCTAGCGGCGATCAAAGGTCGCGTGCCGTTTTTGCACTTTTTCGACGGGTTTCGTACTAGCCACGAGATACAAAAGGTCGAGGTGCTTGACTACGCGCACTTTGATAAGCTTCTTGACCGCGAGGCGCTACAAAAATTTAGAGACGAGGCGCTAAGCCCTGAAAACCCGAAAACTCGCGGTACGGCGCAAAACGACGACATCTACTTCCAGACGCGCGAGCTAGCTAACCGCTACTACGACGCGGTGCCTGATATCGTGGCCGAGTATCTAAAAGAAATTTCAAAAATCACGGGACGCGATTATAGACCGTTTAATTATTACGGCGATCCGCATGCTACACGCGTCGTGGTCGCGATGGGCTCTGTCACGCAAACTCTAGAAGAAGTGATCGATCACCTACGCGCAAAGGGCGAAAAAGTAGGCGTGCTAAAAGTGCATCTATACCGTCCGTTTAGCCTAAAATACCTCTTTGACGTGATGCCTGAAACGGTAGAAAAGATCGCCGTGCTAGACCGCACCAAAGAGCCGGGAAGCCTAGGCGAGCCGCTATATCTGGACGTCAAGGCGGCGTTTTACGGACGCAAAAATCAGCCCGTGATCGTGGGCGGTCGCTACGGACTAAGCTCAAAAGACGTCGATCCGGCTCAGATGCTAGCCGTCTTTGAAAACTTAAATTTAAGCGATCCCAAAAACGGCTTTACCGTCGGTATCGAGGACGATGTGACCTTTACATCGCTAAAAGTCGGCGAGAAAATTTCGCTAAGCGACGCAAGCGTGAAAGAGTGCCTATTTTACGGCCTTGGTGCGGACGGTACCGTTGGGGCGAATAAAAACTCAATCAAAATCATCGGCGATAAAACCGATCTTTACGCGCAGGCGTATTTTGCCTACGACAGCAAAAAATCAGGCGGCTATACGCGCTCGCACCTGCGTTTCGGTAAAAACCCGATCCGCTCGACCTACCTCGTCTCAAATCCGCATTTCGTAGCCTGCTCGGTCGCGGCGTATCTTGAAATTTACGACGTCATAGACGGCATCCGCGAGAGCGGAACGTTCCTGCTAAACTCGATCTGGGACGCTGAGCAGACGGTCGCTAAACTGCCGAATAAAGTAAAGAAAATTTTGGCCGCTAAAAAGGTAAATTTCTACATCATTAACGCCACGAAGCTAGCTCGCGAGATTGGGCTGAAAAACCGCACGAACACCATAATGCAGTCGGCGTTTTTTAAACTCGCAGACATCATCCCGTTTGCCGACGCGCAAAAATACATGAAAGAGTACGCGCACAAAGCCTATGCTAAAAAAGGCGAAGCGATCGTGGAGATGAACTATAAGGCCATCGATATGGGCGCGGACGGGCTAGTTAAGGTCGCGGTCGACCCTAGCTGGGCAAATTTGACGGATGACGCCGCAAATGAGGAAAAATACGTCGGCGACGAATTTATAGAAAAAATCGTCAAGCCTATCAATGCCGCTAGGGGTGACAGCCTGCCCGTCTCGGCGTTTGTTGGCTTTGAAGACGGACACTTTAAATCAGGCACCACGGCCTACGAAAAACGCGGTATCGGCGTGATGGTGCCTAAATGGATCGAGGAAAATTGTATCCAGTGTAATCAGTGCGCCTTCGTCTGCCCGCACGCGGTGATCAGGCCGTTTCTCATCGACGAAAACGAACTCGCCGCCGCTCCGCAAACCGTGCAAGATCACGTCCTAGACGCCAAAGGCAAAGAGGTAAAAGGGCTAAAATATAAAATCCAAGTAAGCCCTCTAGACTGCACGGGCTGCGAACTGTGCGCTCAAATTTGCCCGAGCAAGGAAAAATCGCTCGTCATGGTACCGCTAGCCGAGGAGATGGAGAAAAACGAGCAGGAAAACGCCGATTATTTATTTAAAAAAGTAACCTACAAAGACGATCTGATGAGCAAAGATAGCGTCAAGGGCGTGGGCTTTGCTCAGCCGCTGTTTGAGTTTCACGGTGCGTGCCCTGGATGCGGCGAGACGCCTTATATCGGGCTTGTTACGAGACTATTTGGCGACCGTATGATCGTAGCAAACGCCACCGGTTGTAGCTCGATCTACGGCGGCAGCGCGCCTTCGACGCCTTATACGACGAACAAAGAGGGCAAGGGCGTAGCGTGGGCGAATTCGCTGTTTGAGGATAATGCGGAGTTTGGTATGGGTATGAACGTCGCGGTAGAGACCCTGCGTCACCGTATCGAGGACGTGATGCTACGCACCAAAGACGCCGCGCCAAATGCCCTAGCCGCGCTATACTCCGACTGGATAACGCACAAAAACGACGGCGAGAAAACGATGCAAATCGCTAAAATTTTAACCCCTCTTTTAGAGCAAAATTTAAGCGTCCCGGGCGTAAAAGAAATTTTAGAGCTAAAAAGATACCTCGTCAAAAAATCCCAGTGGATCATCGGCGGCGACGGCTGGGCCTACGACATCGGCTTTGGCGGTCTTGATCACGTGCTAGCTAGCGGCGAGAACGTAAACGTGCTCGTGCTTGACACCGAGGTCTACTCAAACACCGGCGGCCAAAGCTCAAAATCAAGCCGTACTGGCTCGATAGCACAGTTTACCGCTAGCGGCAAGCCGATGCAGAAAAAAGATCTAGGCTACATCGCGATGACCTACGGAAACATCTTCGTCGCTCAAATCAACTCAAACGCGAGCCAGGCAAACACGATAAAAGCCATCGCCGCAGCCGAAGCCTACGACGGACCTAGCCTCGTGATCGCGTATTCGCCGTGTATCGCGCACGGTATAAAAGGCGGCATGGCCTACTCCGGAGGTCAAGGCGAACTAGCGACCAAGTGCGGCTACTGGCCGACCTACGTCTACGATCCGCGCCTAATCAAAGAGGGC
This window harbors:
- the nifJ gene encoding pyruvate:ferredoxin (flavodoxin) oxidoreductase — translated: MAKIMKTMDGNEAAAHAAYAFTEVAGIYPITPSSPMADYTDMWAAQGKKNLFGMPVKVVEMQSEGGAAGTVHGSLQVGALTTTYTASQGLLLKIPNMYKIAGQLLPGVIHVSARSIAAQALSIFGDHQDIYACRQTGFAMLASGSVQEVMDIAGVAHLAAIKGRVPFLHFFDGFRTSHEIQKVEVLDYAHFDKLLDREALQKFRDEALSPENPKTRGTAQNDDIYFQTRELANRYYDAVPDIVAEYLKEISKITGRDYRPFNYYGDPHATRVVVAMGSVTQTLEEVIDHLRAKGEKVGVLKVHLYRPFSLKYLFDVMPETVEKIAVLDRTKEPGSLGEPLYLDVKAAFYGRKNQPVIVGGRYGLSSKDVDPAQMLAVFENLNLSDPKNGFTVGIEDDVTFTSLKVGEKISLSDASVKECLFYGLGADGTVGANKNSIKIIGDKTDLYAQAYFAYDSKKSGGYTRSHLRFGKNPIRSTYLVSNPHFVACSVAAYLEIYDVIDGIRESGTFLLNSIWDAEQTVAKLPNKVKKILAAKKVNFYIINATKLAREIGLKNRTNTIMQSAFFKLADIIPFADAQKYMKEYAHKAYAKKGEAIVEMNYKAIDMGADGLVKVAVDPSWANLTDDAANEEKYVGDEFIEKIVKPINAARGDSLPVSAFVGFEDGHFKSGTTAYEKRGIGVMVPKWIEENCIQCNQCAFVCPHAVIRPFLIDENELAAAPQTVQDHVLDAKGKEVKGLKYKIQVSPLDCTGCELCAQICPSKEKSLVMVPLAEEMEKNEQENADYLFKKVTYKDDLMSKDSVKGVGFAQPLFEFHGACPGCGETPYIGLVTRLFGDRMIVANATGCSSIYGGSAPSTPYTTNKEGKGVAWANSLFEDNAEFGMGMNVAVETLRHRIEDVMLRTKDAAPNALAALYSDWITHKNDGEKTMQIAKILTPLLEQNLSVPGVKEILELKRYLVKKSQWIIGGDGWAYDIGFGGLDHVLASGENVNVLVLDTEVYSNTGGQSSKSSRTGSIAQFTASGKPMQKKDLGYIAMTYGNIFVAQINSNASQANTIKAIAAAEAYDGPSLVIAYSPCIAHGIKGGMAYSGGQGELATKCGYWPTYVYDPRLIKEGKNPLKMTSKEPDWSLYEEFLLNEVRYNSLKKTNPEHADELLAKNKADAQRRYRQLKRLSLADFSDEVESGTPESAEDASAGTAAE